The following proteins are encoded in a genomic region of Rhodoferax aquaticus:
- the rpoZ gene encoding DNA-directed RNA polymerase subunit omega, producing MARITVEDCLVQIPNRFQLVLAATYRARMLSQGHTPKIESKNKPGVTALREIAAGKVGIEMLKKVPL from the coding sequence ATGGCCCGTATCACAGTAGAAGACTGCCTTGTGCAGATCCCCAATCGTTTTCAATTGGTATTGGCGGCAACCTACCGTGCACGCATGCTGAGCCAAGGGCATACACCCAAGATTGAAAGCAAGAACAAGCCAGGCGTTACCGCTTTGCGTGAAATCGCTGCTGGCAAAGTCGGCATTGAAATGCTGAAAAAAGTACCCCTGTAA
- the gmk gene encoding guanylate kinase, protein MEYPGNLFVVAAPSGAGKSSLVKALLELDSHVQPSVSHTTRPPRGQEKHGREYFFTSQQEFDAMVAANAFVEWAHVHNNRYGTSKKAIEDRMSHGEDVILEIDFQGAVQIKNIFANAVCIFILPPSWEELRSRLERRGEDKPDVIEMRMKNAQVEVAHAEKFDFVIINELFDRALFDLKAIVHSQRLKFAAQRRARAETFKALHIP, encoded by the coding sequence ATGGAATACCCCGGGAACCTTTTTGTCGTCGCCGCCCCTAGTGGGGCTGGCAAGTCCAGCTTGGTAAAAGCATTGCTTGAGCTAGATTCGCATGTTCAACCGTCTGTGTCACACACTACCCGCCCGCCGCGTGGCCAAGAAAAGCACGGGCGCGAGTACTTCTTTACCTCCCAACAAGAGTTTGATGCGATGGTCGCGGCCAATGCGTTTGTCGAATGGGCCCACGTGCACAACAACCGTTACGGCACTAGCAAGAAAGCCATTGAAGACCGCATGTCACATGGCGAAGATGTGATTTTGGAAATTGACTTTCAAGGCGCAGTCCAAATCAAGAACATCTTTGCGAACGCGGTGTGTATTTTTATCCTCCCGCCGAGCTGGGAAGAGCTGCGTTCACGCTTGGAGCGACGCGGGGAAGACAAGCCCGATGTCATTGAAATGCGCATGAAGAACGCCCAGGTTGAAGTTGCACACGCGGAAAAATTCGATTTCGTTATAATTAACGAGTTGTTTGACCGAGCGCTTTTCGATTTGAAGGCCATCGTTCACTCCCAACGGCTCAAATTTGCAGCGCAGCGTCGCGCCAGAGCCGAAACGTTCAAAGCGTTGCATATCCCCTAG
- a CDS encoding YicC/YloC family endoribonuclease, translating to MAVYSMTGYASAQHSTANSAVDGEPKNPLVSQLGLEIRSVNSRFLDLSFKLPEDLRPYEPALRDLLIAKLKRGKVEVRASVETSSSSSVPDPSPKLLQRLNAVQDNVKAWLPQANPLSVADVLRLCAAEQSSHHDWSGTVLQVAEKALKELLSARQREGARLTAMLSDHVSQIRTLVQQASPLVPQLVAQQRQRFLDRWKEAMALTDGTTLPEAAQDRALTEATAFAIRIDVAEEITRVNSHLDEIERLLKKGGEVGKRLDFLIQELHREANTMGSKSAALELTHISVDMKVLIEQMREQVQNIE from the coding sequence ATGGCAGTTTACAGCATGACTGGCTATGCCAGTGCACAGCACAGCACAGCCAATTCCGCCGTTGACGGCGAACCTAAAAACCCACTGGTCAGTCAGCTGGGCTTGGAAATTCGCTCCGTCAATAGCCGCTTTTTGGATTTGTCATTCAAGTTGCCCGAAGACTTGCGGCCTTACGAGCCCGCGCTGCGCGATTTGCTCATTGCCAAGCTCAAGCGAGGCAAGGTGGAAGTGCGTGCATCCGTGGAAACCAGCAGCTCTAGCAGTGTGCCAGACCCCAGCCCCAAACTGCTGCAGCGGCTCAACGCGGTACAAGACAATGTAAAAGCGTGGCTCCCACAGGCCAACCCACTCAGTGTGGCCGATGTGTTGCGCTTGTGCGCCGCTGAGCAGTCCAGTCACCATGACTGGAGCGGCACAGTGCTGCAAGTGGCCGAAAAGGCGCTCAAAGAGCTACTGAGTGCACGCCAACGCGAAGGCGCGCGCTTAACTGCCATGCTGAGCGACCACGTGTCACAGATTCGCACTTTGGTGCAGCAGGCCAGTCCGCTAGTTCCCCAGTTAGTGGCTCAGCAACGCCAGCGTTTTCTAGACCGCTGGAAAGAGGCCATGGCTTTGACAGACGGCACCACACTGCCTGAAGCCGCGCAAGACCGGGCGCTCACGGAAGCAACGGCGTTTGCCATTCGAATTGATGTTGCAGAGGAAATAACCCGGGTCAATTCACACCTTGACGAGATAGAACGGCTGCTAAAAAAGGGGGGTGAAGTAGGTAAGCGGCTGGACTTTTTGATCCAAGAACTGCACCGCGAGGCCAACACCATGGGCTCCAAGTCGGCGGCATTGGAGTTGACGCATATTTCGGTAGACATGAAGGTCCTGATAGAACAGATGCGCGAACAGGTACAGAACATAGAATAG
- a CDS encoding serine/threonine protein kinase: MSKVKPAPLPPDSVIGGYRIVRKVAAGGFGLVYLALDSDGQQVAVKEYLPSSLASRAPGELLPKVAPEKLSLYRLGLKSFFEEGRSLAQISHPSVVSVLNFFRENETVYMVMNYLEGWALQDFIVTARDLKQSKVFRESTIRSLFDEILRGLRIVHQHKMLHLDIKPANVFITDDNRSVLIDFGAAREVLSKEGNFIRPMYTPGFAAPEMYRRDAPMGPWTDIYAIGACIYACMQGYPPNEAPQRLEKDRIGTALARLRGVYSDNLIEVVEWCMSLDPLSRPQSVFALQKELSREGERRYTKLSVGEKVRMQFDTIVADTKKTVQGGLGRGEKSS, translated from the coding sequence ATGTCAAAGGTCAAGCCAGCACCCTTACCCCCTGACTCCGTAATCGGTGGCTACCGCATTGTTCGTAAAGTTGCTGCGGGGGGCTTTGGACTGGTGTACTTGGCCTTGGATTCCGATGGCCAGCAAGTGGCTGTCAAGGAATACTTGCCGTCATCCTTGGCCTCACGTGCGCCCGGAGAGTTGCTACCTAAGGTTGCTCCAGAAAAGCTGTCTTTGTACCGGCTAGGGCTCAAGAGTTTTTTTGAAGAAGGGCGCTCACTGGCCCAAATCTCTCATCCCTCCGTGGTGAGTGTGTTGAATTTTTTCCGCGAAAACGAGACCGTGTACATGGTCATGAACTACTTGGAGGGCTGGGCCCTGCAAGATTTCATTGTTACAGCGCGCGATCTCAAACAAAGCAAGGTCTTTCGCGAGTCCACCATCCGTTCCTTGTTCGACGAAATTCTGCGCGGTTTGCGCATCGTGCACCAGCACAAGATGCTGCACTTAGACATCAAACCCGCCAATGTTTTTATTACCGATGACAACCGCTCGGTGCTTATCGACTTTGGCGCTGCACGTGAAGTGTTGAGCAAAGAAGGTAACTTCATTCGCCCCATGTATACCCCGGGCTTTGCTGCGCCAGAGATGTACCGCCGAGACGCGCCCATGGGCCCGTGGACGGACATCTATGCCATAGGGGCGTGTATCTACGCTTGTATGCAGGGCTATCCGCCCAATGAAGCCCCGCAGCGCTTGGAGAAGGACCGCATAGGTACTGCGTTAGCCCGCTTGCGTGGGGTGTATTCAGACAACTTGATTGAAGTGGTGGAGTGGTGCATGTCCTTAGATCCGCTCTCAAGACCGCAGTCGGTGTTTGCCTTGCAAAAAGAGTTGAGCCGTGAGGGTGAACGGCGTTACACCAAGCTGAGTGTCGGCGAAAAGGTGCGCATGCAGTTTGACACCATCGTGGCTGACACCAAGAAAACAGTGCAAGGTGGCCTGGGCCGTGGGGAAAAATCCTCATGA
- a CDS encoding PP2C family protein-serine/threonine phosphatase, producing MKFSVFQISRRGGRDKNEDRMGYCYTKSSGLFLLADGMGGHPEGEVAAQIALQVISALYQKEAQPEVKDVKAFFSMAVMTAHRQILRYAAEHGLMDTPRTTLVAAIMQNGAVSWMHCGDSRLYFVRQGELVARTRDHSYLEQRQTGTGPKADLPASFNRNVLFTCLGSPSKPTFDIVGPVSLQQGDKVLLCSDGLWGSIDDADIVFHLGQKPVAVAAPDLVERALIKAGTHSDNVTLIAVEWETPDNFESTRGTISTDHIDEGVFASTVQAGWLDGAEDDLDDAAIERSIAEINEAIRRSAERKT from the coding sequence ATGAAGTTTTCGGTGTTTCAAATTAGCCGCCGCGGTGGACGAGACAAGAACGAAGACCGCATGGGCTATTGCTATACCAAAAGCTCGGGTTTGTTTTTATTGGCTGACGGTATGGGGGGCCACCCGGAGGGGGAAGTGGCGGCCCAGATCGCACTGCAAGTCATCTCCGCGCTGTATCAAAAAGAAGCGCAACCTGAGGTCAAAGACGTCAAGGCCTTCTTCAGCATGGCAGTGATGACGGCCCATCGGCAGATCTTGCGCTATGCCGCCGAGCACGGGCTGATGGACACCCCGCGCACCACACTGGTGGCGGCCATCATGCAAAACGGAGCTGTGAGCTGGATGCACTGTGGCGATTCCAGACTGTATTTTGTGCGCCAAGGTGAGTTAGTGGCGCGCACACGGGACCATTCTTACTTGGAGCAGCGCCAGACGGGTACTGGGCCTAAAGCAGATCTCCCTGCATCCTTTAACCGCAATGTGCTGTTTACCTGTTTGGGGTCGCCGTCGAAACCCACGTTCGACATTGTTGGCCCCGTCTCTTTGCAGCAGGGGGATAAGGTCCTGCTGTGCTCCGACGGGCTATGGGGTTCTATAGACGATGCCGATATCGTGTTCCATTTGGGCCAAAAGCCAGTCGCCGTTGCCGCGCCTGATTTGGTGGAGCGGGCCTTGATCAAGGCGGGCACCCACAGCGACAACGTAACGCTGATCGCCGTAGAGTGGGAGACGCCCGACAACTTTGAGTCCACCCGTGGCACGATCTCTACGGACCATATTGATGAAGGCGTATTCGCTTCGACCGTGCAAGCAGGTTGGCTGGATGGTGCGGAAGACGACTTGGATGACGCCGCCATCGAGCGCTCCATTGCCGAGATCAATGAAGCGATCCGCCGCTCCGCCGAGCGCAAGACTTAG
- the rph gene encoding ribonuclease PH produces the protein MAEFIRSEGRAADQLRPVRITRHYTVHAEGSVLIEFGGTKVLCTASVEDKVPPHKRGSGEGWVTAEYGMLPRATHKRSDREAAKGKQSGRTQEIQRLIGRSMRAVFDLTLLGERTIQLDCDVIQADGGTRTAAITGAFVAAQDAVNGLLASGKLSQSPIVASVAAISVGVVHGTPLLDLEYTEDSACDTDMNVVMTGAGHFVEVQGTAEGQAFSRTEMNQLLDLAEKGVTELMRLQQEALRNL, from the coding sequence ATGGCTGAATTTATTCGCAGCGAAGGCCGTGCGGCCGACCAACTGCGCCCTGTGCGCATCACCCGGCACTACACCGTGCACGCCGAAGGCTCTGTGCTCATCGAATTTGGTGGCACCAAAGTGCTGTGCACCGCCAGCGTGGAAGACAAAGTGCCGCCGCATAAGCGGGGCAGTGGCGAAGGCTGGGTCACCGCCGAATACGGCATGCTGCCCCGGGCCACCCACAAGCGCAGCGACCGCGAGGCAGCCAAGGGCAAGCAAAGCGGGCGAACGCAAGAGATTCAGCGCCTTATTGGCCGCTCCATGCGCGCGGTGTTCGACCTCACGCTCTTGGGCGAGCGCACCATCCAGTTGGACTGCGATGTGATTCAGGCCGACGGCGGCACCCGCACCGCCGCCATCACGGGCGCCTTTGTAGCGGCGCAAGACGCAGTAAATGGCTTGCTGGCTAGCGGCAAGCTCAGCCAAAGCCCTATCGTGGCCAGTGTGGCGGCTATCTCAGTGGGCGTGGTGCATGGCACGCCGCTTTTGGATTTGGAATACACCGAAGACTCTGCCTGCGACACCGACATGAATGTGGTCATGACGGGCGCGGGCCACTTTGTCGAAGTACAAGGTACGGCTGAAGGCCAGGCTTTTAGCCGGACCGAGATGAATCAGTTGCTCGATTTGGCTGAGAAAGGCGTTACCGAGCTGATGCGTCTGCAGCAAGAGGCGCTACGTAATTTATAG
- a CDS encoding DUF2726 domain-containing protein, giving the protein MKATAAEFPLRKRKLLNQQEYEIYQLVRHVYEGQDVLVKTSLTRMVVSADEAKTQALFQCIEHLVFLFVVMDAETHVLACIDFYDPASRKRKDVRLKASIMASLGIDYWVLSSDYLDDLKKVQAKFDFSKVGQATFQNSADEAHSNDFTHAKAQLHERLKDRRNEVRGFGDSSPPGSEFGTSANSFLLPLDER; this is encoded by the coding sequence ATGAAGGCAACCGCGGCGGAATTTCCGCTGCGAAAGCGCAAGCTACTCAATCAGCAAGAGTACGAGATTTATCAGCTGGTCAGGCATGTTTACGAAGGCCAGGACGTCTTGGTCAAGACATCGCTAACAAGAATGGTGGTGAGCGCAGATGAAGCGAAAACGCAGGCGCTGTTTCAATGCATTGAGCATCTGGTGTTTCTCTTTGTAGTGATGGATGCTGAGACCCATGTGCTCGCATGCATCGACTTTTACGACCCCGCATCAAGAAAGAGAAAAGATGTGAGGCTTAAAGCTTCCATCATGGCCTCACTAGGCATTGATTACTGGGTGCTGAGCAGCGACTACTTAGACGACCTTAAGAAGGTGCAAGCAAAGTTCGACTTTTCAAAAGTTGGCCAAGCAACGTTTCAAAACTCTGCGGACGAAGCCCATAGCAATGACTTCACGCACGCAAAGGCACAGCTCCACGAGCGACTCAAAGACCGACGCAACGAAGTAAGGGGCTTTGGGGATAGCTCCCCCCCTGGGTCTGAGTTTGGAACGAGTGCCAACTCTTTCTTGCTCCCCCTTGATGAGCGCTAA
- a CDS encoding ImpA family metalloprotease — translation MRKQSILALTSLVVLSLVACGGGDKGSGSATSSATGTTSTPSPSAPTATPSTDAITLALQTGDPRALTATDRDVLMQRALATATSLRSKQSQALSSMYSADITQLALDHSNSSISITATKTTIATPLIVSDSGTGMAAIAQVGTGRGLAYGANVLGMMAGTTTQQQHLPLFTRAFRWLMTGDGAGALPANFAVATAGYDVNSVKQFATRVGSTATASSCKIEDPSNTCWQTLDLMVFGGDTVNSAGLSALVRSYLEAGKAVMYMHTKGWQDSAGGRSVVNALGMSMGGYPGNYFASDTNLIKSVGSTRTREASLANGDQFGALATTLNLMSRNDVKLDLANDRSTLKAIDAIHNGLAAIQSSGGDVFADPDADLYRSLILWADQYRTGVVYGAPLAISGDSDQFLRTYASDSWLAFNRAATTVPPKGSGDYMPAAAAALPVAADFESIDVTIPQSSGITLIGRGAVPGKTVTVQIDDAAGVTSLGLQTSYLRVWGSPIDEAVYKRPRRPNSFGIPLSKQKDTVFVTPFGGPLMLSYSGATAGSVVKLRIKGGAKYAHYDFTRNPSQAEIAEASAALKRGDFGWQTNKLVGGEVQQTIGYAKSAMGTLSPEDYVVGRLKNMLFDSNHFANGYNNMPMSDRAQALCDGLGWTCTGPLHRAPGVQHFIGWIATCGFLCSGNPSDGFAGIGSGWGHAHELGHNTVQRVMHIAPNGKGCVVECDNNILASATMLRQAALLGEDTGHSLDHKGLYAYIVANRATNLAGEALRADMEVRLWQGPSQDPMRAVHFQMAFQYSKLRAALAQPTMESTLEFFQLLTKGDRLVARAWDANNKAKYGMGRFANNTIENEDLFYVLSSKIIGQDMRKHFAMYGIPLSQTALDSVADLALPIAPLTFYALAPGKHNQLATGQWTPIDAATPAYPF, via the coding sequence TTGAGAAAACAATCGATTCTTGCGCTTACGTCGTTAGTGGTCCTGAGTTTGGTCGCCTGTGGCGGCGGCGACAAAGGCTCCGGTTCTGCGACCAGTTCGGCCACTGGCACCACCAGCACACCCTCGCCCTCCGCCCCCACTGCTACGCCCAGCACGGATGCGATCACCTTGGCCTTGCAAACGGGCGACCCACGCGCGCTCACCGCCACCGACCGCGACGTTTTGATGCAGCGCGCCCTTGCCACTGCCACAAGCTTACGCAGCAAGCAAAGCCAAGCGCTGAGCTCGATGTACAGCGCAGACATCACGCAGCTCGCATTGGACCATTCCAACAGCAGCATCTCCATCACCGCCACCAAAACCACGATTGCCACGCCCTTGATCGTGTCCGACAGCGGCACGGGTATGGCCGCCATTGCACAAGTGGGCACAGGCCGGGGCCTGGCTTACGGCGCCAACGTGCTGGGCATGATGGCGGGAACCACCACCCAGCAGCAGCACTTACCGCTATTCACACGCGCATTCAGGTGGCTGATGACGGGTGACGGCGCAGGCGCACTGCCAGCCAACTTTGCAGTGGCCACCGCGGGCTACGACGTCAACAGCGTGAAGCAATTTGCCACTCGCGTGGGCAGCACCGCCACTGCAAGCAGCTGCAAAATTGAAGACCCCAGCAACACCTGCTGGCAGACCCTGGACTTGATGGTGTTTGGTGGTGACACTGTGAACAGCGCGGGCCTGAGCGCTTTGGTGCGCAGCTACTTGGAGGCCGGCAAGGCGGTGATGTACATGCACACCAAAGGCTGGCAAGACTCAGCGGGAGGGCGCAGCGTGGTCAACGCGCTGGGTATGTCCATGGGTGGCTACCCTGGCAACTATTTTGCCAGTGATACCAACCTCATCAAGTCGGTAGGCAGCACCCGCACGCGTGAGGCGAGCTTGGCCAATGGCGACCAGTTTGGCGCCTTGGCCACCACGCTCAACCTAATGAGTCGCAACGATGTGAAGCTAGACCTGGCCAACGACCGGTCTACGCTCAAAGCCATCGACGCGATCCACAACGGGCTCGCCGCCATACAAAGCAGTGGTGGCGATGTGTTTGCCGACCCTGATGCCGACCTGTACCGCAGCCTTATTTTGTGGGCCGACCAGTACCGCACCGGCGTGGTGTACGGCGCGCCGCTGGCGATAAGCGGAGATTCGGACCAATTTTTGCGCACCTACGCCTCGGACTCTTGGTTGGCATTTAACCGTGCGGCCACCACCGTGCCGCCCAAGGGCTCTGGCGACTACATGCCTGCTGCCGCAGCCGCATTGCCGGTTGCAGCTGACTTTGAGTCGATCGATGTCACCATTCCGCAGTCCAGCGGCATCACACTGATTGGCCGAGGAGCAGTGCCAGGCAAGACCGTGACAGTGCAAATTGACGACGCAGCGGGCGTCACGTCCTTAGGCCTGCAAACCAGCTATTTGCGTGTGTGGGGGAGCCCGATCGATGAGGCGGTGTACAAACGCCCACGCCGTCCCAACTCATTTGGCATTCCGCTTTCCAAACAAAAAGACACGGTGTTTGTCACACCCTTTGGCGGGCCCTTGATGCTGAGTTACAGCGGTGCCACGGCGGGCAGCGTGGTGAAGCTGCGAATCAAAGGCGGTGCGAAGTACGCGCACTATGACTTCACCCGCAACCCGTCGCAGGCCGAGATTGCCGAAGCGTCTGCAGCCCTAAAACGTGGTGACTTTGGCTGGCAAACCAACAAGCTAGTGGGCGGCGAAGTGCAGCAAACCATTGGCTACGCCAAAAGTGCCATGGGCACTTTGAGCCCTGAAGACTATGTGGTGGGCCGCCTCAAAAACATGCTGTTTGACAGCAACCACTTTGCCAACGGCTACAACAACATGCCCATGTCAGACCGCGCCCAAGCGCTGTGCGATGGCTTGGGGTGGACCTGTACAGGGCCCTTGCACCGCGCCCCCGGCGTGCAGCATTTCATTGGCTGGATTGCAACATGCGGCTTTTTGTGCTCCGGCAACCCGTCTGACGGATTTGCAGGCATTGGCAGTGGCTGGGGCCACGCCCATGAGTTGGGCCACAACACGGTGCAACGCGTGATGCACATTGCCCCCAATGGCAAGGGCTGCGTGGTGGAGTGTGACAACAACATTCTGGCCAGCGCCACCATGCTGCGCCAAGCAGCCTTGCTGGGTGAAGACACCGGCCACAGCCTCGACCACAAAGGCCTGTACGCCTACATTGTGGCTAACCGTGCGACCAACCTAGCGGGGGAGGCTTTGCGTGCCGATATGGAAGTCAGGCTATGGCAAGGCCCTAGCCAAGACCCCATGCGCGCGGTGCATTTTCAGATGGCTTTTCAGTACAGCAAGCTGCGCGCTGCACTGGCGCAACCTACGATGGAGAGCACTTTGGAGTTTTTCCAACTGCTGACCAAGGGCGACCGACTGGTGGCCCGTGCCTGGGATGCCAACAACAAGGCCAAGTACGGCATGGGTCGATTTGCGAATAACACGATTGAAAACGAAGACCTGTTCTACGTGCTGAGCTCCAAGATCATTGGCCAAGACATGCGCAAGCATTTTGCGATGTACGGCATTCCGCTAAGCCAAACCGCGCTGGACTCTGTGGCCGATTTAGCTCTGCCCATAGCTCCACTCACCTTCTATGCCTTGGCTCCTGGCAAGCACAACCAGCTGGCGACCGGCCAGTGGACCCCTATCGACGCGGCAACGCCCGCCTACCCGTTCTAA
- a CDS encoding helix-turn-helix transcriptional regulator has product MYDDYAYEYVPQLRHFQVLLARYRSQPDALHTLQTHFGLRRVAPSDPAPLLPEMALQIGEWLHAQGDPHAIAWLAGELDLGAGDGLVYYLRAHATLQDAFDEIARMSNLLFPDGRIAIEHRGNTVRLVVSPTVLVDRLGMRLRYEAIVVWLMRVLRDITGVPLAAEYVELMTNAATDNTELLELLGVEPRWGAAEFALGYSTAVCKLHLPGASEALRKAIRPMFERRLNSALQRNTTLRRVVNWLGQRSSLANVGLELAAAELSLGASTLRRQLAQSGSSFSALLAAQRARTAMDAVLNTDERTESIALRTGYGDRSALERAFRERFGITLAQCRKAAQRWVGERRDTDWSAPSAWHRHSPQLAYVRESLAQSNYEANTMCAALRADPVLHLRLLAYCMHAGQLPVGACALDAALLERVPFYVLCNLVDASLPKHELAAEVKATKAWQLANLAARASVLLAPHLLANMQADMPARLALAAMAHNLGALAAPELQGPYEDGVDFTWLLLAAWDVPPSLLQLLRARYTATDGAGRVLALSIAWAEAVVNDPASTARKALEADLATQVPAPTMAQLVALAARL; this is encoded by the coding sequence ATGTACGACGATTACGCTTACGAATATGTGCCGCAGTTGCGGCACTTCCAAGTCTTGCTGGCGCGTTACCGCAGCCAGCCTGATGCGTTGCACACCTTGCAAACCCACTTTGGCTTGCGCCGCGTGGCACCTTCAGACCCTGCACCTTTGTTGCCCGAAATGGCCTTGCAAATTGGCGAGTGGCTGCACGCCCAGGGCGACCCCCACGCCATTGCTTGGCTCGCTGGTGAGCTAGACCTAGGCGCGGGTGACGGGCTGGTGTACTACTTACGCGCTCACGCCACCTTGCAAGATGCATTCGACGAGATTGCCCGCATGAGCAACCTCTTGTTTCCGGACGGGCGCATTGCCATTGAGCACCGTGGCAATACCGTGCGCCTGGTGGTGAGCCCCACGGTGCTGGTGGACCGGCTCGGCATGCGGCTGCGCTATGAGGCTATCGTGGTGTGGCTCATGCGGGTGCTACGCGACATCACTGGCGTGCCTTTGGCCGCTGAGTACGTGGAGTTAATGACCAACGCCGCTACAGACAATACAGAGCTGTTAGAGCTGTTGGGGGTTGAGCCGCGCTGGGGCGCTGCAGAGTTTGCATTGGGCTACAGCACAGCCGTGTGCAAGCTGCACCTGCCCGGCGCCAGCGAGGCGCTGCGCAAGGCCATCCGCCCTATGTTTGAGCGACGCCTTAACAGTGCACTGCAGCGCAACACCACGCTGCGGCGCGTGGTGAACTGGCTGGGTCAGCGCAGCAGCTTGGCCAACGTGGGGCTGGAACTGGCCGCCGCAGAGCTGTCCTTGGGGGCCAGCACACTGCGCCGCCAACTGGCACAGTCAGGCAGCAGCTTCTCTGCGCTGCTGGCCGCGCAGCGCGCGCGCACCGCCATGGATGCAGTACTCAACACCGACGAAAGAACAGAGAGCATTGCCCTGCGCACTGGCTATGGGGACCGCAGTGCGCTGGAGCGGGCATTCCGAGAGCGCTTTGGCATCACTCTTGCGCAATGCCGCAAGGCCGCGCAGCGCTGGGTGGGGGAGCGCCGCGACACCGACTGGAGCGCGCCTTCTGCTTGGCATCGCCATAGCCCCCAGCTCGCCTATGTGCGCGAGTCGCTGGCGCAGAGCAACTACGAAGCCAATACCATGTGTGCGGCCTTGCGTGCCGACCCCGTGCTGCACCTGCGCCTGCTGGCTTATTGCATGCACGCAGGCCAGCTGCCGGTGGGCGCTTGCGCGCTCGATGCGGCGTTGTTAGAGCGCGTGCCGTTTTACGTGCTGTGCAACTTGGTAGACGCAAGCTTGCCTAAACATGAACTTGCAGCGGAAGTCAAGGCCACCAAGGCCTGGCAGCTTGCCAACTTGGCCGCCCGCGCCAGCGTGTTGTTGGCACCGCATCTGCTTGCCAATATGCAGGCCGACATGCCAGCGCGCTTGGCGCTAGCCGCCATGGCCCATAACCTTGGCGCACTCGCCGCACCGGAGTTGCAAGGGCCGTACGAAGACGGCGTGGACTTCACCTGGCTCCTACTCGCCGCGTGGGATGTACCGCCCAGCCTGCTACAACTGCTGCGCGCGCGCTATACCGCAACGGACGGTGCTGGTCGCGTACTGGCGCTTTCCATTGCTTGGGCTGAGGCCGTGGTGAATGATCCGGCAAGCACTGCGCGCAAGGCGCTAGAGGCTGACTTGGCAACCCAAGTTCCAGCGCCAACTATGGCGCAGCTGGTGGCCTTGGCTGCTCGCCTGTGA